From Halomicrobium salinisoli, the proteins below share one genomic window:
- a CDS encoding MFS transporter has product MASLSSVVGDEAGVLRERSFQLLLLANVLPPLGTALLSPVLDSVIEPLGTTPANVGLLMSAFTAPAVVMIPVTGVVADRYGRRPVILFGLVLFGAAGTAVAFTTEFRVALALRLAQGVGFAALTPIIITSLGDLYAGTKEATAQGLRFTGSGVSQTVFPLVAGVLVGLSWRYPFLLYAVAFPVAAVVYRWFEEPATPAAGGDDDRGLREQLDDLRTVAGQRRAWAMIVARGTPNFVWIGFLTYNSIVVVQLMDGSAAQAGLLAAAASLSYALAATQAGRITARFESRLWPLVAANVAMAGGMSLVFLAGSLPLAVPGIVAMGAGFGVLLSLYRSVITGMAPTAVRGSLVSLGEGTGRLTSTITPIAMGGAIAVAAGPLGFERSVRLVGVATALVAGAVGVVCLFLVQAAPPIRFDD; this is encoded by the coding sequence GTGGCCTCGCTTTCGTCAGTCGTGGGCGACGAGGCGGGCGTGCTCCGGGAGCGGTCGTTCCAGTTGCTCCTGCTGGCGAACGTGCTGCCGCCGCTCGGGACGGCGCTGCTCTCGCCCGTGCTGGACTCGGTGATCGAACCGCTGGGCACCACGCCCGCCAACGTCGGGCTGCTCATGTCGGCGTTCACGGCCCCGGCGGTCGTCATGATCCCCGTGACCGGCGTCGTCGCCGACCGGTACGGCCGGCGCCCGGTGATCCTCTTCGGGCTGGTGCTGTTCGGCGCGGCCGGGACCGCGGTGGCGTTCACGACGGAGTTCCGGGTCGCCCTCGCCCTCCGGCTGGCCCAGGGCGTCGGGTTCGCGGCGCTGACGCCGATCATCATCACGAGCCTCGGCGACCTCTACGCCGGGACGAAGGAGGCGACGGCCCAGGGGCTGCGCTTCACCGGTTCCGGCGTCTCCCAGACCGTCTTCCCGCTGGTGGCCGGCGTGCTCGTCGGCCTCTCCTGGCGCTACCCCTTCTTGCTGTACGCCGTCGCCTTCCCCGTCGCGGCCGTCGTCTACCGGTGGTTCGAGGAGCCCGCGACGCCGGCGGCGGGCGGCGACGACGACCGCGGCCTCCGCGAGCAGTTAGACGACCTGCGGACGGTCGCCGGTCAGCGGCGCGCGTGGGCGATGATCGTCGCGCGCGGCACCCCGAACTTCGTCTGGATCGGGTTCCTGACGTACAACTCGATCGTGGTCGTCCAGCTGATGGACGGGTCGGCGGCGCAGGCCGGCCTCCTCGCCGCCGCGGCCAGCCTCAGCTACGCGCTCGCGGCCACGCAGGCGGGCCGGATCACGGCGCGCTTCGAGTCGCGGCTGTGGCCGCTCGTGGCCGCGAACGTCGCCATGGCCGGCGGGATGTCGCTGGTGTTCCTCGCCGGCTCGCTGCCGCTGGCGGTCCCGGGCATCGTCGCGATGGGCGCCGGGTTCGGCGTCCTCCTCTCGCTGTACCGGAGCGTCATCACCGGGATGGCGCCGACGGCGGTCCGCGGGAGCCTGGTCAGCCTCGGCGAGGGGACCGGGCGGCTGACGTCGACGATCACCCCCATCGCGATGGGCGGGGCGATCGCCGTCGCCGCGGGACCGCTCGGGTTCGAGCGCTCCGTCCGCCTCGTCGGCGTCGCGACGGCGCTGGTCGCCGGCGCCGTCGGCGTCGTCTGCCTGTTCCTGGTTCAGGCCGCGCCGCCGATCCGGTTCGACGACTGA
- a CDS encoding mandelate racemase/muconate lactonizing enzyme family protein, whose protein sequence is MRDYGNHATRTADREVEITGIEPCVVEGNFEWNLVKVHTDAGVTGIGESYRGGGVPRIMEYTERFLLGENPLDPERIVRRIVQEMSGHGGTTGKVVTAASGIEVACWDAAGKILDLPVYELLGSKYRDAVRIYCDTHAGEAYQVEDGATAYADEDAYSPAAYAAAASEVLDSGFTALKFDLDLPEDNDPDRTNGRLTNDVIENKREIVAAVREEIGHGPDLAFDCHWDYSVESAKRLAHELEPYDLMWLEDLIPPENVDAQIEVTRDTRTPVATGENRFRVHELSELIYEHGVDVITPDPTTVGGIAETMRVADRAEENYMPVSPHNVCSPVGTMACVHLGAVIPNFDVLEYHAMEVDWWDDLLERDEPLIEDGYIEVPDEPGLGVDLDEDVAAEHALEGTDCF, encoded by the coding sequence ATGAGAGACTACGGCAACCACGCGACGCGCACCGCCGACCGCGAGGTCGAGATCACCGGCATCGAGCCCTGCGTGGTCGAGGGCAACTTCGAGTGGAACCTCGTGAAGGTCCACACCGACGCCGGCGTCACCGGGATCGGCGAGTCCTACCGGGGCGGCGGCGTCCCGCGGATCATGGAGTACACCGAGCGGTTCCTGCTCGGGGAGAATCCGCTCGATCCCGAACGTATCGTCAGGCGGATCGTCCAGGAGATGTCCGGCCACGGCGGGACGACGGGGAAGGTCGTCACCGCCGCCTCGGGCATCGAGGTCGCCTGCTGGGACGCCGCCGGCAAGATCCTGGACCTCCCAGTCTACGAGCTGCTGGGCTCGAAGTACCGCGACGCGGTCCGGATCTACTGCGACACCCACGCCGGCGAGGCCTACCAGGTCGAGGACGGCGCCACCGCCTACGCGGACGAGGACGCGTACTCGCCGGCGGCCTACGCCGCGGCGGCGTCGGAGGTCCTCGACTCAGGCTTCACCGCCCTGAAGTTCGACCTCGACCTGCCCGAGGACAACGACCCCGACCGGACGAACGGGCGCCTGACGAACGACGTGATCGAGAACAAGCGCGAGATCGTCGCGGCCGTCCGCGAGGAGATCGGCCACGGTCCGGACCTCGCCTTCGACTGCCACTGGGACTACTCCGTCGAGAGCGCCAAGCGGCTGGCCCACGAGCTGGAGCCGTACGACCTCATGTGGCTCGAGGACCTGATCCCGCCGGAGAACGTGGACGCCCAGATCGAGGTGACCCGGGACACCCGGACGCCGGTCGCCACCGGCGAGAACCGCTTCCGTGTCCACGAGCTCTCGGAGCTGATCTACGAGCACGGCGTGGACGTCATCACGCCGGACCCGACTACCGTCGGCGGGATCGCGGAGACGATGCGGGTGGCCGACCGCGCGGAGGAGAACTACATGCCCGTCTCGCCGCACAACGTCTGCAGCCCCGTCGGGACGATGGCCTGCGTCCACCTCGGCGCGGTGATCCCCAACTTCGACGTGCTGGAGTACCACGCCATGGAGGTCGACTGGTGGGACGACCTGCTCGAGCGGGACGAGCCGCTGATCGAGGACGGCTATATCGAGGTCCCCGACGAGCCGGGGCTGGGCGTCGACCTCGACGAGGACGTGGCGGCCGAACACGCCCTCGAGGGTACCGACTGCTTCTGA
- a CDS encoding sulfatase-like hydrolase/transferase yields the protein MGSDISNVVLVTVDSLRADAVGAYDGDRHTPVLDSLAADGAVFERAFATGNWTPFSFPSLLASRPVFADSGGIGVEQSPTLAEALSGDGVATGGFNAANGFLTSHWGYDDGFDEFEPFVASVGSSIYSRYLATHPTVEAWLQLATSPLRRAKSWLRGESDDRPFLDASRMFDVEHAATEFVEGTDEPFFLWVHYMDAHTPYVPAPRYIREVSSDWLGTHRMLHAHTRTGLGWEVGERTLAELRTLYQAAVRQVDASVGRLLDTLDAEGVADETAVVVAGDHGEEFQEHGHLAHYPKLYDELIRVPLIVDVPGADGRRVDGQVGLDDVPPTVTDLLDVDPPEEWTGQSLAPTVEEGVTPPDEPVVSVTVRGEEVTAQPIPRSLSDGDLLVSVRDRDWTYVENVDAGGTELYDRSTDPAEREDLSADPTPEQRDVIERFEPLVDAHAERLRDGETAGEGDVDDELAARLEALGYR from the coding sequence ATGGGATCTGATATATCGAACGTCGTCCTCGTCACGGTCGACTCGCTGCGGGCGGACGCTGTCGGCGCCTACGACGGCGACCGGCACACGCCCGTGCTGGACTCGCTGGCCGCGGACGGAGCGGTGTTCGAGCGGGCGTTCGCGACGGGCAACTGGACGCCGTTCTCGTTCCCGTCGCTGCTGGCCTCGCGGCCGGTGTTCGCCGACTCCGGCGGGATCGGCGTCGAGCAGTCGCCGACGCTGGCCGAGGCGCTGTCCGGGGACGGCGTCGCGACCGGCGGGTTCAACGCCGCCAACGGCTTCCTCACGTCCCACTGGGGCTACGACGACGGGTTCGACGAGTTCGAGCCCTTCGTCGCCAGCGTGGGGTCGAGCATCTACAGCCGCTACCTCGCGACCCACCCCACCGTCGAGGCGTGGCTCCAGCTGGCGACCTCGCCGCTCCGTCGCGCGAAGTCCTGGCTGCGCGGCGAGAGCGACGACCGACCGTTTCTGGACGCCTCGCGGATGTTCGACGTCGAACACGCCGCGACCGAGTTCGTCGAGGGGACCGACGAGCCGTTCTTCCTGTGGGTCCACTACATGGACGCCCACACGCCGTACGTCCCCGCGCCCCGGTACATCCGCGAGGTGTCCTCCGACTGGCTCGGCACCCACCGGATGCTGCACGCCCACACGCGGACCGGGCTGGGCTGGGAGGTCGGCGAGCGGACCCTCGCCGAGCTGCGCACGCTCTACCAGGCGGCCGTCCGGCAGGTCGACGCCAGCGTCGGACGCCTGCTGGACACGCTCGATGCCGAGGGCGTCGCCGACGAGACGGCCGTCGTCGTGGCCGGCGACCACGGCGAGGAGTTCCAGGAGCACGGCCACCTCGCGCACTACCCCAAGCTCTACGACGAACTGATCCGCGTCCCGCTGATCGTGGACGTTCCCGGCGCCGACGGCCGCCGCGTCGACGGCCAGGTCGGCCTCGACGACGTCCCGCCCACCGTGACCGACCTGCTGGACGTCGACCCGCCCGAGGAGTGGACCGGCCAGTCGCTCGCGCCGACCGTCGAGGAAGGGGTGACTCCGCCCGACGAGCCCGTCGTCTCGGTCACCGTCCGGGGCGAGGAGGTCACCGCACAGCCGATCCCGCGGTCGCTTTCCGACGGCGACCTCCTCGTCAGCGTCCGCGACCGCGACTGGACGTACGTCGAGAACGTCGACGCGGGCGGGACGGAGCTGTACGACCGCTCGACCGATCCGGCCGAACGGGAGGACCTCTCGGCGGATCCGACCCCGGAGCAGCGCGACGTGATCGAGCGGTTCGAGCCCCTCGTCGACGCCCACGCCGAGCGCCTCCGCGACGGGGAGACGGCGGGCGAGGGCGACGTCGACGACGAACTGGCGGCCCGCCTGGAGGCGCTGGGGTACCGATAG
- a CDS encoding GtrA family protein yields MLRAFLRNLVDGPLAPQLRRFVAVGALAAGVQMVLLWLFVDAANLNYLLGALIAIELTIVLSYVLNNAWTFRASQNTGRIEYLAGLAKTNVVRGTAIPIQLAVLFVLVDWRSIPYLAANAAAIAVSGLYRYVLDARWTWG; encoded by the coding sequence ATGCTGCGGGCGTTTCTCAGGAACCTCGTCGACGGACCGCTCGCGCCGCAGCTGCGGCGGTTCGTCGCCGTCGGCGCCCTCGCCGCCGGCGTCCAGATGGTCCTGCTGTGGCTGTTCGTCGACGCCGCTAACCTGAACTACCTGCTCGGCGCCCTGATCGCCATCGAGTTGACCATCGTGCTCTCGTACGTCCTCAACAACGCCTGGACGTTCCGGGCCTCGCAAAACACCGGGCGGATCGAGTACCTCGCCGGCCTCGCCAAGACGAACGTGGTCCGCGGGACGGCCATCCCGATCCAGCTGGCCGTCCTCTTCGTCCTCGTCGACTGGCGGAGCATCCCGTACCTGGCGGCGAACGCCGCAGCGATCGCCGTCAGCGGGCTCTACCGGTACGTGCTCGACGCGCGCTGGACCTGGGGCTGA
- a CDS encoding CaiB/BaiF CoA transferase family protein: protein MTGEARDPSGDTGPLDGVTVLDASRVLAGPFCGMQLADLGADVVKVERPDGGDQTRGWRPPAYGDSDVAAYYLSINRNKRSVTLNLASEDGRDLFRDLAERADVLLHNFRVGTMEEWGIGYETLSEVNPGLVYCAISGYGEWGPDRDRPAYDIVLQGEGGLMSITGPPDGPPVRVGVAVTDIVTGFYATQSILAALLDRELGDGGGQKIDVSLLDAAAAFNTYAAMYYFATGEPPVRRGGKMRTIVPYQVFETADDYAVVAVPSNNLWSKFCAALDREDLADDERFATNADRVEHRDVLEPILEDEVAEYATDELVSLMRDHGVPATPINDMADVYDHPQVRARGMRTSVEHPTAGTVEMPGVPMHFSRTPATVRRHPPELGEHTDEVLRELGFDDGEIERFRDEDVV, encoded by the coding sequence ATGACCGGTGAAGCGCGCGACCCGAGCGGCGATACCGGGCCGCTGGACGGCGTCACGGTCCTGGACGCCTCGCGGGTGCTGGCGGGGCCGTTCTGCGGGATGCAACTGGCGGACCTGGGCGCGGACGTCGTCAAGGTCGAGCGGCCCGACGGCGGCGACCAGACGCGCGGCTGGCGGCCGCCGGCCTACGGCGACTCGGACGTCGCGGCCTACTACCTCAGCATCAACCGGAACAAGCGGTCGGTGACGCTGAACTTGGCCAGCGAAGACGGCCGGGACCTGTTCCGTGACCTCGCCGAGCGGGCGGACGTCCTCCTGCACAACTTCCGCGTCGGGACGATGGAGGAGTGGGGGATCGGCTACGAGACGCTCAGCGAAGTCAACCCCGGGCTGGTCTACTGCGCGATCAGCGGCTACGGCGAGTGGGGGCCCGACCGGGACCGGCCGGCGTACGACATCGTCCTCCAGGGCGAGGGCGGGCTGATGAGCATCACCGGCCCGCCGGACGGGCCACCGGTCCGCGTGGGCGTGGCCGTCACCGACATCGTCACCGGGTTCTACGCGACGCAGTCGATCCTGGCGGCGCTGCTCGACCGGGAACTGGGCGACGGCGGCGGCCAGAAGATCGACGTGAGCCTGCTGGACGCCGCGGCCGCGTTCAACACCTACGCCGCGATGTACTACTTCGCCACCGGCGAGCCCCCCGTGCGCCGCGGCGGGAAGATGCGGACCATCGTCCCCTACCAGGTGTTCGAGACGGCCGACGACTACGCGGTCGTCGCGGTGCCCTCGAACAACCTCTGGTCGAAGTTCTGCGCGGCGCTGGACCGCGAGGACCTCGCGGACGACGAGCGGTTCGCGACCAACGCCGACCGCGTCGAACACCGCGACGTGCTCGAACCGATCCTCGAGGACGAGGTCGCCGAGTACGCCACCGACGAGCTGGTCTCGCTCATGCGCGACCACGGCGTCCCGGCGACGCCGATCAACGACATGGCGGACGTCTACGATCACCCGCAGGTGCGGGCCCGCGGGATGCGCACTTCGGTCGAGCACCCGACGGCCGGCACCGTCGAGATGCCGGGGGTTCCCATGCACTTCTCGCGGACGCCGGCGACCGTCCGGCGGCACCCGCCGGAACTGGGCGAGCACACCGACGAGGTGCTTCGCGAGCTGGGGTTCGACGACGGTGAGATCGAGCGGTTCCGCGACGAGGACGTGGTGTAG
- a CDS encoding MFS transporter: protein MARVGGSIGLLRDREFAALAGTAFARSQAYSTIVIALALYADLFGTTGFVEGLFGTAFAVVQLVVVLPLGRRIDVGNSKRYLLAGFLVNVCVFGGFLLVDSAAHVVVVRMLQGFGASLLWVTGSTVVGEISPDGRRGQWLGSYNQFGSISSLAGDIVGGYLLYAHGFATTYVVLSGVTLFAFVLVWAFLRDDPGGQKDPEDAGGVETFLALLRRPMLRALVTFRLTFSVGKMAVIIFLPIYARTTFGINAFAIGWIMAGGKLTKALTQGYVGDLTDRVGRRHWFVIIGAGLYGVGTALIPLAAYFEGTVTPIEFQAFGRTQALGGAFFALFGAFSILGLADSVRLPASMALFVGEGEARDAVASSMSLRSISWKVGQVTGPVLIGLIKDVVSPEASFLAAAGFIAFATSVFAATTIRARRRGETAPAPGD, encoded by the coding sequence GTGGCCCGCGTCGGCGGCTCCATCGGCCTCCTGCGCGACCGCGAGTTCGCGGCCCTCGCCGGCACGGCGTTCGCCCGTAGCCAGGCGTACTCGACCATCGTCATCGCGCTCGCGCTGTACGCCGACCTGTTCGGCACGACCGGCTTCGTCGAGGGGCTGTTCGGGACGGCCTTCGCCGTCGTCCAGCTCGTCGTGGTGCTACCGCTGGGCCGCCGGATCGACGTGGGCAACTCGAAGCGGTACCTCCTGGCAGGGTTCCTCGTCAACGTCTGCGTGTTCGGCGGCTTCCTGCTCGTCGACAGCGCCGCCCACGTCGTCGTCGTGCGGATGCTCCAGGGCTTCGGCGCGTCGCTGCTGTGGGTCACCGGGTCGACCGTCGTCGGCGAGATCAGCCCGGACGGCCGGCGCGGCCAGTGGCTGGGCTCGTACAACCAGTTCGGCTCCATCTCGTCGCTGGCTGGCGACATCGTGGGCGGCTACCTCCTGTACGCCCACGGGTTCGCGACCACCTACGTCGTCCTGAGCGGGGTGACGCTGTTCGCCTTCGTCCTCGTGTGGGCCTTCCTCCGGGACGACCCCGGCGGGCAGAAGGACCCCGAGGACGCCGGCGGCGTCGAGACGTTCCTGGCCCTGCTCCGCCGGCCGATGCTGCGCGCGCTGGTGACGTTCCGGCTGACGTTCAGCGTGGGCAAGATGGCCGTGATCATCTTCCTGCCCATCTACGCCCGGACGACGTTCGGCATCAACGCCTTCGCCATCGGGTGGATCATGGCCGGCGGGAAGCTGACGAAGGCGCTGACGCAGGGCTACGTCGGCGACCTGACCGACCGGGTGGGGCGGCGCCACTGGTTCGTGATAATCGGTGCCGGCCTGTACGGCGTCGGGACGGCGCTGATCCCGCTGGCGGCCTACTTCGAGGGGACGGTGACGCCGATCGAGTTCCAGGCGTTCGGCCGCACGCAGGCGCTGGGCGGCGCCTTCTTCGCCCTGTTCGGCGCGTTCTCGATCCTCGGGCTGGCCGACAGCGTCCGCCTCCCGGCGAGCATGGCGCTGTTCGTCGGCGAGGGCGAGGCGCGCGACGCCGTCGCCTCGAGCATGTCGCTGCGCTCCATCTCATGGAAGGTCGGACAGGTCACGGGCCCGGTGCTGATCGGCCTGATCAAGGACGTCGTCTCCCCGGAGGCCTCCTTCCTCGCCGCCGCCGGCTTCATCGCCTTCGCGACGAGCGTCTTCGCCGCCACGACGATCAGAGCCCGGCGGCGCGGCGAGACGGCGCCGGCGCCCGGGGACTAG
- a CDS encoding PAS domain-containing protein translates to MEPSDSAPAGRDDVRHLFSRLEEPGTPYTTSEVADRLGCSPAAAERTLSALADRGELRSRETDGGSRVWWQPVGDADATDGRSRLREFGAFVSAVRDYAIFMLDPDGTVASWNQGARRIKGYDEDEIVGRHFSAFYTDEDRAENVPEANLEKAAEQGRAEDEGWRVRADGSRFWANVVITAIRDVDGALQGFTKVTRDMTEQREYELQLRKERDLTEQILETVPVGICVIDGDGTVLRANQRALDRIDVDAAGLTERSIDDWDLYDGEGEPVPAEERPWSRVTETGRPVYDFQCRSAPASDGQWFSLNAAPLGGDASGDADVVVAIEDITDQKERERRLEQRKAELETELSGILGRISDAFFALDEEWRFTHLNEHAAELFRRTEADLTGQSFWAVFPERSDGRLWEEFRAAMDAQEPTSFELYDGELDAWLEYNVYPSDTGLSVYVHDITERKEYQHRLEESNERLEQFAYAASHDLQEPLRMVSSYLQLIERRYADELGDDGQEFIEFAVDGAERMRDMIDGLLAYSRVETRGEPFEPVDLDDVFADVRDDLQMRIAESDAEVTAADLPRVEGDRDQLRQVFQNLLDNAIEYSGDEPPRVHVDAERAGDKWAVSVRDEGIGIDPDDAERVFEVFQRLHTHDEYDGTGIGLALCERIVERHGGEIRVDSEPGEGSTFSVTLPAVDE, encoded by the coding sequence ATGGAACCCTCCGACTCGGCGCCGGCGGGCCGGGACGACGTCCGCCACCTCTTCTCGCGGCTGGAGGAGCCCGGCACGCCGTACACGACGAGCGAGGTCGCCGACCGGCTGGGCTGTTCGCCGGCGGCGGCCGAGCGGACGCTGTCGGCGCTGGCGGACCGCGGCGAACTGCGGAGCAGGGAGACCGACGGCGGCAGTCGGGTGTGGTGGCAGCCGGTCGGGGACGCGGACGCGACCGACGGGCGGTCCAGGCTCCGGGAGTTCGGCGCCTTCGTGAGCGCCGTCAGGGACTACGCCATCTTCATGCTCGATCCCGACGGGACCGTCGCCAGCTGGAACCAGGGCGCCCGGCGGATCAAGGGGTACGACGAGGACGAGATCGTCGGCCGGCACTTCTCGGCGTTCTACACCGACGAGGACAGGGCCGAGAACGTCCCGGAGGCGAACCTCGAGAAGGCCGCCGAGCAGGGTCGCGCCGAGGACGAGGGCTGGCGCGTCCGCGCGGACGGGTCGCGGTTCTGGGCCAACGTCGTCATCACCGCCATCCGCGACGTCGACGGCGCGCTCCAGGGCTTTACCAAGGTTACCCGCGACATGACCGAACAGCGGGAGTACGAACTCCAGCTCCGCAAGGAGCGGGACCTGACCGAGCAGATCCTCGAGACCGTCCCGGTCGGCATCTGCGTGATCGACGGCGACGGGACCGTTCTGCGGGCCAACCAGCGGGCGCTCGACCGCATCGACGTCGACGCTGCCGGCCTGACGGAGCGGTCGATCGACGACTGGGACCTCTACGACGGCGAGGGCGAGCCGGTCCCGGCCGAGGAGCGGCCGTGGTCGCGCGTCACGGAGACGGGGCGGCCCGTCTACGACTTCCAGTGTCGATCCGCCCCGGCGTCGGACGGCCAGTGGTTCTCGCTCAACGCGGCCCCGCTGGGCGGCGACGCGTCCGGGGACGCCGACGTCGTCGTCGCCATCGAGGACATCACCGACCAGAAGGAGCGCGAGCGACGGCTCGAGCAGCGGAAGGCGGAGCTGGAGACCGAGCTGAGCGGGATTCTGGGACGGATCTCCGACGCCTTCTTCGCGCTCGACGAGGAGTGGCGGTTCACCCACCTCAACGAGCACGCCGCGGAGCTGTTCCGGCGCACCGAGGCCGACCTCACCGGGCAGTCCTTCTGGGCGGTGTTCCCCGAGCGATCCGACGGCCGGCTCTGGGAGGAGTTCCGGGCGGCGATGGACGCCCAGGAGCCGACCAGTTTCGAGCTGTACGACGGGGAGCTGGACGCCTGGCTGGAGTACAACGTCTATCCCTCCGATACGGGACTGTCGGTCTACGTCCACGACATCACCGAGCGCAAGGAGTACCAGCACAGGCTCGAGGAGTCCAACGAGCGGTTAGAGCAGTTCGCCTACGCGGCCTCCCACGACCTGCAGGAGCCCCTCCGGATGGTCTCCAGCTACCTGCAGCTGATCGAGCGCCGGTACGCCGACGAACTGGGCGACGACGGTCAGGAGTTCATCGAGTTCGCCGTGGACGGGGCCGAGCGCATGCGGGACATGATCGACGGGCTCCTCGCGTACTCGCGGGTGGAGACCCGGGGCGAGCCGTTCGAGCCCGTCGACCTCGACGACGTGTTCGCGGACGTCCGCGACGACCTGCAGATGCGAATCGCCGAGAGCGACGCCGAGGTCACCGCGGCGGACCTCCCGCGCGTCGAGGGCGATCGCGACCAGCTCCGGCAGGTGTTCCAGAACCTGCTGGACAACGCCATCGAGTACAGCGGGGACGAGCCGCCCCGCGTCCACGTCGATGCCGAGCGTGCGGGCGACAAGTGGGCGGTCTCGGTCCGCGACGAGGGGATCGGCATCGACCCCGACGACGCCGAGCGGGTCTTCGAGGTGTTCCAGCGGCTCCACACGCACGACGAGTACGACGGCACGGGGATCGGGCTGGCGCTGTGCGAGCGCATCGTCGAGCGCCACGGCGGCGAGATCCGCGTCGACTCCGAGCCCGGCGAGGGGTCGACGTTCTCCGTCACGCTCCCCGCCGTCGACGAGTGA
- a CDS encoding mandelate racemase/muconate lactonizing enzyme family protein, with translation MEIAAVESYPIEIPLETPVSFSNRTIRYRDHAITRVRTESGLAGVGYSLGYEAADLIADAVESRLAEVVEGEDPRDTARLWAEMYEGNVQIGRTGLFLRAISSADIALWDLKAKAADQPLYKLLGGHSESVPSYASGGYYRDDKGHEGLREEMRRYLDEGHDAVKMKVGRRSVPEEVERVRAVREEIGPDRTLLLDANGVWDSAPAAIRACRAFEPFDPYFVEEPVMIDMVETMGQVNDAVDYPVATGELEGTRHRFATLYDAGAASILQPDATVCGGITEWLRIADYASAYDVPIAPHYNWNLHASLLGAIENGLWVEYFYRDMDVKVFDDVVASPLAPDDEGRIDLPDRPGHGVELDEDALEEFRA, from the coding sequence ATGGAGATAGCAGCAGTCGAGTCGTATCCGATAGAGATCCCCCTCGAAACGCCGGTGTCCTTTTCCAACCGGACGATCCGCTACCGCGACCACGCGATTACGCGCGTCCGCACGGAGAGCGGCCTGGCGGGCGTCGGCTACTCGCTGGGCTACGAGGCGGCGGACCTGATCGCCGACGCCGTCGAGTCGCGGCTGGCCGAGGTCGTCGAGGGCGAGGACCCGCGCGACACCGCGCGCCTCTGGGCGGAGATGTACGAGGGCAACGTCCAGATCGGCCGCACTGGCCTGTTCCTGCGGGCCATCTCGAGCGCGGACATCGCCCTGTGGGACCTCAAGGCCAAGGCGGCCGACCAGCCCCTCTACAAACTGCTGGGTGGCCACTCGGAGTCCGTCCCGTCCTACGCCAGCGGGGGCTACTACCGCGACGACAAGGGCCACGAGGGGCTGCGCGAGGAGATGCGGCGCTACCTCGACGAGGGCCACGACGCCGTCAAGATGAAGGTCGGCCGGCGCTCGGTCCCCGAGGAGGTCGAGCGCGTCAGGGCCGTCCGCGAGGAGATCGGCCCGGACCGGACGCTGCTGCTCGACGCCAACGGCGTGTGGGACTCCGCGCCCGCGGCGATCCGGGCCTGCCGCGCGTTCGAGCCCTTCGACCCGTACTTCGTGGAGGAACCGGTGATGATCGACATGGTGGAGACGATGGGCCAGGTCAACGACGCCGTCGACTACCCCGTCGCCACGGGCGAACTGGAGGGGACGCGACACCGCTTCGCGACGCTCTACGACGCGGGGGCCGCGAGCATTCTCCAGCCAGACGCGACGGTCTGCGGCGGGATCACCGAGTGGCTCCGGATCGCCGACTACGCGTCGGCCTACGACGTGCCCATCGCGCCCCACTACAACTGGAACCTCCACGCCTCGCTGCTGGGCGCCATCGAGAACGGCCTCTGGGTCGAGTACTTCTACCGCGACATGGACGTGAAGGTGTTCGACGACGTCGTCGCGTCGCCGCTCGCGCCCGACGACGAGGGGCGGATCGACCTGCCGGACCGTCCCGGACACGGCGTCGAACTGGACGAGGACGCGCTGGAGGAGTTCAGAGCATGA